The Elusimicrobiota bacterium region TCATCACAGGCCTCACCGGATCACCGCCACGCGCCGGACCTTGCGCGCCCCGCCGCCCTCGATGAGGGCGTAATAGGTGCCGCTGGCGACGCTGCGCCCGGACTTGTTGCGCCCGTCCCAGGTCAGGACGCCGTTGGCGCCCGCCGTGCCTTCCCAGACCTGCTCCCCGGTCAGGGACATCAGACGGACGGTCGTGCCGGCGGGGTAGTTCGCGAAGGTCAGGGCCTGCGCGCCGTACGCGCCGTTCGGCGCGCCGATCTCCCAGGGCTGGGGGAACACGACGCCGTCCGCGACCGAGGCGCCGGCCGCGGCGAAGAAGGGGGAGTAGGAGGAGAAATGGTCGAGGGTCGCGATGATCTGGTTCCCGCTCGTGTCCACGGCGGACGGCACCATGACCCAGAGCGCCGACGCGTCGTCGTAGCGCGCGATCAGCAGGCGCCGCGGGTCGGAGTCCGGAGCCAGCTGCAGCGGGTCGTACGTCAGGATCAGCCGCACCGGCTTCAGGGGCTGCAGCCCGCCCGCGGAGATGTCGACGCCGACGGCGTTGCCGAGCGCGGTCAGGCCCGCCACCGAACTGCGCGGGTTCGACAGGTCGAGGGTCACGCCCGACAGCATCGTGACGACGGTGCCGGGCGGGAAGGTGCCGGGCTCGATCTGGGCCGCGACGGAGGGGACGACGGCGAACGCCGAGGGCAAGGTCAGGGTCAAGGTCCCGCCGGCGACAGTGCCGGAGGACAGCGTCGGAGCGGTGGTCCGCGTCGAGCCGATGACGAGGTAGTTCGGGTTCCCTTCCTGGTCGAGGGAGGCCACGCGCGTGTAGTAGACCGTGCCGTAGCTCAGGCCGGCGAAGTTCGCCGTCGCGGCGCCGGCCGCCACGGAGCTCGAGCGTATGATAGTCCCGAAGGCCGGGTCGGCCGACAGCTCCGCCAGGTAGCCCTGGCAGGCCGAGGCCTGGGGCGCCAGCGGCAGCGCGGTCCACGCCACCGTCACGCTCGCCACGCCGACCAGCGGGAACGGAGCCGCCGCCGCGGCGGGCGCGTTGGCCAGGGTCGAGGCCGAGCCGATCGTCGTCCACGGTCCGTCCGGCGTCGGCGCGTTGAGGCTCAACGCGCGCACGCGCAGATAATAGAGGGTGTTCGGGCTCAGGCCCGAGACCGCGGCGAACGCGTTGGCCGTCGTCGAGGAACCCGCGACGACAGAGAAGTTCGCCAGCGCCGAGGCCTGGACGGTGAAGCTCGTCCCCGGCCCGAGCGTCGCCGTCGTCCAGCTCGTGTAGAGGGTCCCGGTCGAGCGCGAGAAGACGGCGGAGGCGGGCGCGCCCGGCGCGACCACGGTGGTCGCCGTCGACACGGCGCCGGTGTAAGCGGTCGGGGTCCCCGAGAGGTTCAGGGCCGCGACGTCGGCGAAATAGAGGCGGTTGGAGCTCAGGCCGCTGAACGAGGCCGAGACGCCGGTGGTGTTAACGCTGGCCGTCACCGGCGAGAACGAGGCGCTGGTCGCCACTCGCACCGTATACACCGTCCCGGCCGGGTTGCCGCCCGAGTTGAAGCTGAAGGTGAACCCGTCCGCGGCCTGGTTGGAGAAGGGCTGGCCCGGCAAAGTCGGATCGAGCACGAAAGTGGGCGTGGACCCGAAGGCCGCGTAATCGCTCGTGATCCCGGCGTGGGAGATCGCGATCGCGCGGGCGTAGTAGAGGGTGTTCGGCGTCAGACCGGAGAACGCGGCGAAGCCGTTGCGAGTGGTCGACGAGGCGGCGATCGCGGCGAAGTCCGCGGTCGCCGAGGCCTCGGCCCGGTACTGGGTGCCGGCCGTGTTGCCGCCCGACGACCATTGCACAGTGAAGCCCGTCTGGGAGACCCCGAGGTAAGGGGCGGTCGACGGCGCGGGAGCGGCCGCCAAGGTCACGGTCGGCGCGCCGGGGATGAGGTACGGGCCGCCGGTCGCCGCGACGCGGAAGTAGTAGCTCGCGTTCGTCGACATGCCGGTGAAGATCGCGTAGAAGTTCTTCGTCGCGCTGCTCAGCACGACCCCGGCGAAAGAGGGGGAGGTCGAGGCGTCCGCGACGTAGGTGACGCCCGAGGCGTTGCCGGCGCCGTTCCAGTCGAACCGGATCGAGGAGACGGTCGCGCCGCTGAACTGAGGGCTGATCGGGGCGACGAGGTCGGTCAAGGTCGTCGCGCCGACCGGGCCGGTCGAGGTCGCCGCCCCGAAGTAGTTCAGCGTCGCCTGGCGGAAATAGTAGGTGGTCAGCGGCGCCAGTCCGGTGACGGCGATCGAGGTGTCCGCGCGGTTCAGAGTCAGGGCCGCGAACTGGGTCCCGCTCCCGTCGGCCGCCGTCGAGGCCGTGACCGCGTACCCCCAGCACGAGAGCGCCGCCGGGGCCGCCGGGCACGCGGTCCAGGAGACGGTCACACTGTCGACGTGCGGCGCCGCCGTCGGCAGGGCCGCCGGCGGCGCGGCCAAGGTCGAGGTGCTGATGAAGGCGCCGGGGCCGTCCACGCCTCCCCCGCTGCCTTTGACGAGCACTCCCGTCGTCGTGTTCGCCGCCAGGCCGGTGTGGACGTAGGGGGGCTGGACGCCCGACGCGAAGCGCACGGTCGGGTTCGTCGAATAATAAAGCGAGTAGGCGTCCGCTCCGACGACCGAGCTCCAGCTCCAGGTGACCGAGCTCGGGCCGAGAGTCGTCGCCGTCAAGCCCGTCGGAGGGGACACGGGCTGAGGGCTCGACGCGGCCTTGCCGTAGCCCCACGAATACGAGGGCACGATCCCCGTGGCGCCGTCGGACCGCGCCTGGGCGCGCAGGATGCCGCGCAGGTCGGACACGGTGCGGGTCGGCCCGTACTGCAGGCGGGCGGCGAGTATTCCCGTCACGACCGGCGCCGCCATGCTCGTCCCGCGCAGGATGCGGTGGCGGTCGTCGGTCAGGACGAGGTTGTCGCCGGGATAGGCCGTCGTCGCCGCCGACAGGGCCGCCGCGATCACGTCCCCGGGTGCCACGACCTCCGGCTGCTGGCGCAGGTCGCGCGTGGGTCCCTGGGAGCTGAACGAGGACAGATAGCCCAGCGAGGCCTGGCTCGTGAAGTTGTAGGTGAACCCGTCGGTGGCGTCCCAGTACTTCTTCGACGCGTACGAGCCGACGCCGAAGACGTTCTGCGCGCACGCCGGCTCTCCGAGGGTCCGGGTGTTGTCGACGTACGAGGCGAAGCTGACGGCCTGGCCCGCCGGGTCCACCCAGCCGTCGACCCGCCCGCTCCCGCCGTTGACGGTGCGCGTCAGCGTCACGGAGATCGTCGGGACCGTGACCCAGGGGGACCGGTTGACGCGGACGTAGATGAGCTCGTCGCCGTTGGGATGGCCGACGTCCGTGCTGTTGTAGATCTGGACGAGATGCCCGCCCAAGGTCGTCGACTGGATCGAGTTGTGGGCCGCGACGAGGCTTCCGCTGACGCCGCCCAGCACCACCTCGGCCGTGTAGTGGTCGGCGCCCGGCACCCAGAACTCGAGCTCCGCGTCCTGGCCCGAGTAAGCGACGTCGACGTCGGCCACGAAGCCCGCCGTGCCGCCGGGGTTGACGTCCGCCCCGGCGTGGGGCTTGGCCGCCCCGTCGTTGCCCATCGCGACGACGACCGGCGTGTTCGCCGCGAGGGCGCCGAGCGCGGATTCGAAGCCGGACGTCCCGTCATGGGGGCCGGATTGGGTGCCGAGACTCAGGTTGACGACCGCGCGTTTGCCCTCCCCCGCGGCCCGGGCGATGATGTAGGCGACGCCGTCCACGACGTCGGCGGTGTCGAACGTGGTGCGCACGACGATGAGGTCCGCGCTCGGCGCGATCCCTTTGAACGTCCCGGAGGGGATGGAGCCGCCCGTGCCGGTGCCGTCGCCCGCCGCGATCGAGGCGACGTGAGTGCCGTGCCCGTCGGCGTCCTCGGTGTTGATCGTCCCGCCCCCGCCCTGGATCTTGGTCGTGAGCTGCGACTGCGTGTATTGCGCGCCGTAGTTGTAGCCGGAGGGGAAAGGCCCGCCGGCGTGGGAGCTGATCGTCTGGTCCCAGAGGTAGAGGATGCGGGACGTGCTCGTCCCGGGGTAGGTGTTGTCGACCATGAAATCCCGGTGCGTGTAATCGATGCCCGTGTCGACGATGCCGACGACGACGCCCGAGCCCGTCGCGCCGGCGAGGTCGGTCGCCGCGGCCCCGTAGATCGTGCCGAGGGCGACGCCCGACGCCGTCGAGCTCGAGCGGACGGCGTCCATGAACGGGCGGGTCCGCACGCCGGCGTCGATCTTCCGCACGCGGCCGTCGGCGGCGAGGGCGTCAAGCGAGGCGTCGTCGGCGCGCGCGGTGACGACGTCGCCGGCCTGGGTGCCGAATTCGGCGTTCGGGAAGGCCGCGCGCAGGGCCGCGAGCGGCGTGCCGGGGGCGACCCGGATGAGCACGGACTGGCGCGGGCCCGCGGCGGCGCCGCCCGCGCCGGCCGGAGCGTAGCCTCCGGCGGAGACGGCGCGGCGCGCGCGGATGCGCGCGTCGATCTTCGCGGTTCGAGCGGACGCGACCGTCGCCCCGGCGAGGGACGCGGCCAGCACCGCCCCGAGCATCGCCGTCCTGCGCGGGAGAGCCATCTCCGTCCAGGATAACCCCGGGCACCTCCCCTGTCAATGCCGTACATATTAAGAGGAAGGCCCCGGAATCAGGAGACTCCGGGGCCTTCCACTCGAGGAACGAAGCGCGCTAGTCGGCTTTCTCGGCGGAGATCAGGCCCATGTCGATGCCTTTGACCACGGCCTCGGTCCGGTTCGACACGCTCAGCTTCTGGAACATGCTGTTGAGGTGGTTCTTGATCGTCTTGACGCTGCAGGCGAGCGAGGCGGCGATCTCCTTGTTGGACTGGCCCTGCCCGAGGTTGGAGAGGACCTTGATCTCGGTCTTCGTCAGCGCGACGAGGCTGGCCTCGGAGTTCGCGGAGCCCATCTGGCGCAGGCCGTCGATGAGCTTGCTCATCACGGGCTGCGGGATCATCACGCCCGAGTTCGCGAAGGTCTTCAGCGCGTTGACGAGTTCGGCCGCGGGGAGCATCTTCGAGAGATAGCCGTTCGCGCCGGCCTGGATGGCCTCCATCACGTGGGCCTCGTCCTCATAAGAAGAAAGGATCAGCACGTTCGTGGTCGGACAGTCCTTGTGGATCTGCCGCGTGGCCTCGATGCCGTCCATGTGGGGGAGCTTGATGTCGAGGAGGATCACGTTCGGCTTCAGCTTCTTGACGAGGCGCAGCGCCTCGCGGCCGTCGGCGGCCTCGCCGATGACGGAGATGTTCTTCTCGTTCTCGAGGAGGTCCTTGATGCCCTCGCGGAACAGCGTCTGGTCGTCTGCGATGACGACGGTGATCTTTTTCGCGACGGTGATCTTCTTGGCCATGAGTCATAGTACACAATTCGCCGCGACTTGTGATACAATGTCGACCTTCCGGCGCCGTAGCTCAGTGGTAGAGCGGGCGTTTCATAAGCGCCATGTCGGAAGTTCGATCCTTCCCGGCGCCAAGATTTGGAAGACGCGCAAGACGCCCGGACGTTGACCTAGGTCAATGTTCGGGCATGTCATTTCTGTTTAAATGCGTTGACTTTAGTGTGAACTCAGCCGGACCAAGGAGAACTACACATGGCCGAAGCCCTCGTTGTCGCCAGCAAGGTGAAGAAGCTGGTCAAGGAAGCCGGACTCCGCACCGGCGGGGATTACATCGACGCCCTGTCCGCGAAGATCGAGGCGGCCGTCAAGGCGTCGATCCAGAAAGTCCAGGCCGAAGGAAAGAAGAAGACTCTCGGCATCGAAGACCTCGCCTAAGGCTATTGGGCATGCGCTCGTTCAGGGACTTCATGGAGTCCGCGCTATACGACCCTGAACGGGGCTATTATTCCGTCCGCGAGAAGGCCGCGGATTTCTACACCGCTCCCGAACTGCACCCCGCCTTTGGAGCGGTGCTGGCCGACAGGCTGGCGCTCCTCCTCGAGCGGGCAGCGGGGAACGCGCCGGACCGCGTCCTTAATATCGTCGAGGCCGGATGCGGGGACGGGACTTTAGCCTGCCAAGTCGCGCGGCGGCTCCGCGAAAAGCACCCGGGCCTCGCGGCCCGGGTGTCTTTCGTCCTGGTCGAGCGCGGACGCAAGGACCTGACGACGGCGATCCGCCGCCTCACCGCGTTCGGCATGCCCGTCGCGGCCTGCACCGAGATCGGGAAGCTCCCGCCCTTCGCCGGCGTGCTGTACTCCAACGAGCTGCTCGACGCCCTGCCGGTGCACCTGCTCGAGGCGCGCGGCGGGAAGATCCAGGAGGTCTTCGTCGACGAGGGGAACCGCGAGGTATGCGGCCCGCTGTCCCGGCCCGAGCTCGAGCCTCACGCCGCCGCGCTCGCCGGACGCCTTCAGGAAGGGGAGCGGCACGCGGTGAGCCTCGAGGCCAAGGCCTGGCTCTCCGCCGCGGCCGCCCGCGTCGAGGAGGGGTTCATCGTCTCCATCGACTACGGCAAGCGCTTCGCGCCCGGCGCCGCCAACCCTCCGCGCGCGTTCCACCGCCACGCCGTGGAGACCGAGCTCACGCGCGAGCCCGGAGCCCGGGACCTCACCGCGTCCGTGGACTTCGAGGCGCTGATCGGGGCGGGAGAGGCCTGCGGCCTCTCTCTTGATACCTTCGAGAGCCTCTCCAAGTTCCTGATCGACGGCGGGATGCTCGGCTTCCTCGAAGCCGCCGCCGGCGACGACTCCGCGGCCTACCGCGAGCGCGCCAAGCTCAAGACCCTGATCCACCCCGAAGGGATGGGAGAGGTCTTCAAGGTCCTTATACAGAGGAAAGCGAAATGATGAGCGCCTATGCCGTCGTCTACGCCTTCGTCGTCGTCGCCGTCGGCTTCGCCGCGGTGACGCTCGGCCTGGCCAAGCTCCTGCGCCCGAGCGTCCCGTACGCCCGGAAGGAAAGCACCTACGAGTGCGGCATCCCCGCGGTCGGCTCGACCGAGGTCAAGCTCAACATCCGCTTCCACGTCTTCGCCCTGCTCTTCGTGCTCTTCGACGTGGAAGTCCTCTACGTATACCCGTGGGCGGTGACCGCGCGCGAGCTCGGCACGCTCGCGCTCGTGGAGATGGGTATCTTCATCGCGATCCTGCTGCTGGGGCTCGCGTTCGCGTGGCGCAAGGGCGCGCTGAGCTGGGAGTAGAACTATGGGCATGATCCTCGAGAAGCTGCCGGGACTGACCAAGGGCCTGCCGGGAGGGGAGCTCCTCCTGACGACCTCGGATTACTTCATCGACCTGGGCCGCCGGCAGTCGATGTGGCCGATGACCTTCGGGCTCGCCTGCTGCGCCATCGAGATGATGGCCTCCTACGCGTCGCGCCTCGACTTCGACCGCATGGGCGTCATCCCGCGCGCGAGCCCCCGCCAGGCCGACGTGATGATCGTCGCCGGGACGGTCTGCAAGAAGATGGCCGAGCCCATCCTCGAGATTTACCATCAAATGCCCGAGCCTCGCTTCGTGATCTCGATGGGCTCCTGCGCCAACTGCGGCGGCCCGTACTACGACTCCTACTCCGTGCTCAAGGGAGTCGACCGCATCGTCCCCGTCGACGTGTACATCGCCGGCTGCCCGCCGCGCCCCGAGGCGCTGCAGTACGCCGTCGTCAAGCTCCAGGAAAAGATCGCCAAGATGTCGCTCAAGAAAGGCCTCGCGACCGTCCAGCAGGAAAAGGGCAGCCGCGACATCAACGGCTGAGATTATGACCAACGACGAGATTTTCGCCAAGATCCAAGCGAAGTTCCCCAAGATCGAGAAGGCCGCCGTTCAGGTGAAGGATTACCTCACCGTGCGCCTGAACTCCAAGGACGAGCTGGTCCCGTTCGCCCAGTGGCTGAAGGATTCGTCCTTCGACATGCTCGAGACCGTCACCGCGACCGACCTGCTCGGACCCGTGGACATGAAGGGCTACATCCGCCAGCAGAACTTCAACCCGTTCCTGCCCGAAGGGGGGACCCCGCAGATCGAGTCGGCCCCGACCGCCGGCTACCCGTACCGCCCGGCGATGGACCTGCTCTACGTCTTCTTCTCCGTCAACGAGCGCGCCCGGGTGTTCGTGCGCCTCGAGCAGCCCCGCGAGAGCGTCAGCGTCCCGAGCCTCGTGCCCCTGTTCAAGAGCGCGGACTGGCAGGAGCGCGAGGCCTTCGACCTGCTCGGCGTCCGCTACGAAGGGCACCCGAACCTGATCAAGATCCTGACCCCCGATTTCACCCAGGGCCACCCCCTGCGCAAAGACTACGTCCACATAAAGGACCGCTTCGATGAGTAATATCATGGCCTCCGGCGCCGACGCGTCGACGATGTCCGGACTCAAGTCGGACCAGCTCTTCATCAACCTCGGCCCCCAGCACCCGTCCACCCACGGCGTGCTCCGCATCGGCCTCACGATCAACGGCGAGGTCATCGTCAAGGCCGTGCCCGACATCGGCTACCTGCACCGCGGCACCGAGAAGCTCGCCGAGGTCCGCAACTACCACCACTGCGTCGTGCTGACCGACCGGTGGGACTACGTCGCGGCGATGCCCAACAACCTGGTCTTCTGCCTCGCCGCCGAGAAGCTGATGGGCGTCAAGGCCACACCGCGCGCCGACGCCCTGCGCGTGATCATGTGCGAGATGAACCGCGTCGCCTCGCACCTTTTGTTCTTCGGGACGTACGGCATCGACCTCGGCGCCTACACGCCGTTCCTGTACGCCTTCCGCGAGCGCGAGATGATCCTCGACCTCTTCGAGATGATCTGCGGCGCGCGCCTGACCTACAACTACATCCGCCTCGGCGGCGTGATGACGGACGCCTCCGAGGACTGGCTGAAGCGCACGAAGGAGTTCGTCGAGTACTTCAAGCCCCGCCTCGACGAGTACGACACGCTCCTCACCTACAACCCGATCTTCATGGCCCGCACGCAGGGCGTCGGGATCGTCACCCCCGAGGAGGCCGTGAGCTGGGCGCTCTCCGGCCCGAACCTGCGCGGCTCCGGCGTCAACCACGACGTCCGCAAGTCCGATCCCTACAGCGGCTACGAGAACTACGAGTTCGACGTGCCCCTCGGGAAGACCGGCTCCTGCTGGGACCGCTACTTCTGCCGCGTGCAGGAGATGCGCCAGTCCATCCGCATCATCGAGGCTGCGATCGCGAAGCTCCCGGCCGGCCCATTCATGGCTCCCGGCGTCGCGAAGATCCCCAAGCCCGCGCCCGGGGAGGCCTACGCGCACGTCGAGGGCGCGCGCGGCGACCTCGGCATCTACATCGCCTCCGACGGCGGCATCTCGCCGTTCCGGATGCACGTGCACGCGCCGTCGTTCATCAACCTCGCGATGCTCCAGGAGAAGCTCGTCGGCATGAAGGTCTCCGACGTCATCGCGCTCCTGGGCTCCATCGACATCGTCCTCGGCGAGGTGGACCGCTAATGACCGCCAAGAAACCGAACCCCGACGAGGGGAAGAAGCCGGATACGCCCAAGGCCCCCGAACCCGCAAAGGTCCCCGAAGCCGCGGCGGCTCCGGGCCCCGCTCCCGTCCCCGCCGCCGGTGGGGCCACCCCCGCGCCGGCAGTTCCTAAACCAGTCGTCCCGAAATACGTGGCCCCTGAGCCCGTGCTCAACCGCAGGGACGGCCGCCTCATCGAGGACCGCTTCTCCACCTGGCCCACCGAGCGCTTCGCCGACCGCTGGTCGAAGCCCGGGTTCCAATGGGGCGCCGGCATGCTCGCGGGCATCTTCCTCGGCCTCGGCATCACCGCCGGCCTCATCGGAGAGCTCTCGGCGTGGGGGGACAAGCTGTACGCGTTCATGACCGCCTTCGCCGCCGCGAAGGGCCTTCCGACTTTGGCCGTCGAGGCCGTCTGGGTCGCGATCAAGGTCCTCCTCGTCGTGCACGTCGTCCTCATCAACGGGCTCTGGTCGATCTGGTGGGAGCGGAAGGTCTCGGCCCACATCCAGACGCGCGTGGGCCCGACGTACGCGGGAAGCCCGAAGGGCTGGAACTTCCACGGCTGGGCGCAGACCGCGCTCGACGGCGTCAAGCTCTTCTTGAAGGAAGACGTGACTCCCGCCGCCGCGGACAAGTGGGTGCACGCGCTGGCTCCGGCCATGGTCGTGGCCCCCTGCATCATCGCCTTCGCGCCCGTCTCGTTCGGCGACAACCTGGCGGCGGCCAACCTCGACATCGGCACGCTGTACGTCTTCGCCTTCGCCGGCATCTCGGTCATCGGCGTCGTGATGGCGGGTTGGGCCTCGGGCAACAAGTACTCCTTGCTCGGCGGCCTGCGCGGCGCCGCGCAGATCGTCAGCTACGAGCTGCCCCGCGGGTTCTCGGTGGTGCCCGTCCTCATGTTCGCGGGCTCGCTCGACCTGCAGACGATCGCCGACGCGCAGGCCGGCTACTGGCACGGGATCCCGCGCTGGTTCATCTTTTATCCCGTGGTCGGGCAGCTCGCCTTCGTGATCTTCCTGATCGCGTCGGTGGCCGAGACGAACCGCACGCCCTTCGACATCCCCGAGGCCGAGTCCGAGCTCGTCAGCGGCTTCCACACCGAGTACTCCGGCATGAAGTGGTCCATCTTCTTCCTCGCCGAGTACGCCTACGTGCTGCTGGGCTCCTTCCTCCTCGCGACCTTCTTCCTGGGCGGCGGGGCCTCGCCGATCGATGCCGTTCCCTTCACCTTGATCCCGAGCTGGATGTGGATGCTCGGCAAGGCGATGCTGATGATGTTCGTCTTCCTGTGGATCCGCTGGACCTTGCCCCGCTTCCGGGTCGACCAGCTGATGGATTTCACCTGGAAGTTCCTGCTCCCCTGGAGCTTCGCGAACATCGCGATCGCCGGCCTGTATCTCGCGTTCTGGCTCAAATGAGGACCTCATGATCCGCTACTTCGCCAGCATCTTCAGCAACTCCAAGGCCATCGTCCAGGGCCATTGGATCACGCTCAAGTACATGTTCAAGCCGGCCGTCACGATCCACTATCCCGACGAGAAGCTGGTGCCCTTCGAGATGTACCGGGGCGCGCTCCTCTTCGACCAGCAGACCTGCATCTCCTGCAACCTGTGCGTGAAGGCCTGCCCGTCGAACTGCATCCAGCTCGAGAACGCCAAGAACGAGACCGGCAAGAAGATCGCCAAGGTCGAGTGGTACTCGATCGACTTCGGCAAGTGCAACTTCTGCCGCCTGTGCGAGGAGGCCTGCCCGACGAAGCCCAAGTCCGTCTGGCACTCCCTCGACTACGAGGTCATCTTCACCAAGCGCGACGAGATGGTGCGCTGCTGGAAGAAGGACTTCCCGTTCATCGGCAAGTACTTCGACCGCAAGGGCCAGGACTTCAAGGATCCGGAAGGCCAGATCGCCATCCACGACGTCCGGCCGAGGAGGAGCTAGCGTGATAGACCAGATCGTTTTTTACTCGCTCTCCATCCTGACCGTGGCCTCGGCCTTGGCCGTGGTCCTGCATCGCAACACGGTGCACTCCTCCTTGTTCCTCGGCCTGTCGCTGGCCGGGGTCGCCGGCGTCTTCGCCTCGCTCGGAGCGGACTTCCTGTTCGGGGCCCAGATCATGGTCTACGTGTCCGGCATCGCGGTGCTCGTGATGTTCGTCGTCATGCTGCTCGGCCGGGCCTCGGACCTGCACCTGCGCCAGGTCAACGAGCGCTGGATGGCCGCGCTCCTCGTCGTCGCCGTCGCCGCCGTAGGCCTGCTCAAGGTCGCGGGACTGCACGCCGGCGCCGTCGTCACGGCCGCCGCGAAGCCCGGCACCCGCGACATCGGCCGGCTTTTCCTCGGCGAGTGGCTCCTGCCTTTCGAGCTGATCTCGCTCGTCCTGCTCGCGGCGCTGCTCGGCGCCGTCTTCTTCACCCGCACGGAGAACGCCTCATGAACGCCCCTCTGACCCTGGCGCACTACATGACCTTGGCCGGCATCCTCTTCCTGATCGGCGTCTTCGGCGCGCTGACCCGGCGCAACATCATCGGCATCCTGATGTCGATCGAGCTCATGTTCAACGCCGCCAACATCAACCTCGCCGCGTTCGACCGCTTCCTCCACCCGGAGGGCGTGACCGGCCAGGCGCTGGCGCTTTTCGTGATGACCGTGGCCGCCGCCGAGATCGTCGTCGGCCTCGCCTTGCTGCTCGCGATCTACCGCGGCACGGACACCGTGTACGCCGAAGACTTCAATCTCCTCAAGGGCTGATATGATCGAACACGCCTACCTGATCCCGCTGATCCCGTTCGCCGCGTCGCTGATCATGATGTTCGGCGCGAAGGAAGACCCGCATTCGCCCGCGCCGTGGATAGGCATCGGCGCGATGGCCATCTGCCTCGGCATGTCGCTGTCCATCCTGTCGGCCGTGGCGGGCGGGACCATCCCGCTGCCCTACGAGCACAACTGGCAGTGGTTCTCCTTCGCGGCCTCCATCGGGGGGAGGTCCTTCCTCTACGACATGCCCATCGGCGTGCTGATCGACGGCCCCGCCGCGATCCTGCTCGTCGTCGTGACCCTCGTCAGCCTCATGGTGCAGGTCTACTCGATCGCCTACATGCACGAGGACACGCGCTACAAGCGCTACTTCGCCTTCGTCTCGTTCTTCACGGCGTCGATGCTCGGCCTCGTGGTCTCGAGCAACATCCTCGTCGGCTTCATGAGCTGGGAGCTGATGGGATTATCGTCTTACCTATTGATCGGGTTTTGGTTTGAAAAAGACGGGCCGACGGAGGCGCAGAAGAAGGCCTTCATGACCACCAAGCTCGGCGACTCCGGCCTGTACCTCGCCCTGCTGTTCATCTTCGCGAAGGTCGGCTCCTTCCAGATCACCCAGATCCACCAGTTCATCAACCAGGGCTACATGACGCCGACGGTCGCGACGGTGATCGCGATCGGCATCCTGTTCGGGGCCATGGGCAAGTCCGCGCAGTTCCCGCTGTTCATCTGGCTGCCCGACGCGATGGAGGGCCCGACGCCCGGCTCGGCGCTGATCCACGCGGCGACCATGGTCGCGGCCGGCATCTTCGTGGTCGCCCGCCTGTACTTCGTGTTCCTCGCCGCCCCCGACGCGATGCTCGCCGCGGCGTGGATCGGCTGCATCACGGCCTTCATGGCCGCCGCGATGGCCCTCGTCAGCTACGACATCAAGCGCGTGCTGGCCTTCTCGACCGTCTCCCAGCTCGGCTTCATGATGTGCGCGCTCGGCGTCGGCGGCTACACCGCCGGCCTGTTCCACCTGACGACGCACGCGTTCTTCA contains the following coding sequences:
- a CDS encoding S8 family serine peptidase — protein: MALPRRTAMLGAVLAASLAGATVASARTAKIDARIRARRAVSAGGYAPAGAGGAAAGPRQSVLIRVAPGTPLAALRAAFPNAEFGTQAGDVVTARADDASLDALAADGRVRKIDAGVRTRPFMDAVRSSSTASGVALGTIYGAAATDLAGATGSGVVVGIVDTGIDYTHRDFMVDNTYPGTSTSRILYLWDQTISSHAGGPFPSGYNYGAQYTQSQLTTKIQGGGGTINTEDADGHGTHVASIAAGDGTGTGGSIPSGTFKGIAPSADLIVVRTTFDTADVVDGVAYIIARAAGEGKRAVVNLSLGTQSGPHDGTSGFESALGALAANTPVVVAMGNDGAAKPHAGADVNPGGTAGFVADVDVAYSGQDAELEFWVPGADHYTAEVVLGGVSGSLVAAHNSIQSTTLGGHLVQIYNSTDVGHPNGDELIYVRVNRSPWVTVPTISVTLTRTVNGGSGRVDGWVDPAGQAVSFASYVDNTRTLGEPACAQNVFGVGSYASKKYWDATDGFTYNFTSQASLGYLSSFSSQGPTRDLRQQPEVVAPGDVIAAALSAATTAYPGDNLVLTDDRHRILRGTSMAAPVVTGILAARLQYGPTRTVSDLRGILRAQARSDGATGIVPSYSWGYGKAASSPQPVSPPTGLTATTLGPSSVTWSWSSVVGADAYSLYYSTNPTVRFASGVQPPYVHTGLAANTTTGVLVKGSGGGVDGPGAFISTSTLAAPPAALPTAAPHVDSVTVSWTACPAAPAALSCWGYAVTASTAADGSGTQFAALTLNRADTSIAVTGLAPLTTYYFRQATLNYFGAATSTGPVGATTLTDLVAPISPQFSGATVSSIRFDWNGAGNASGVTYVADASTSPSFAGVVLSSATKNFYAIFTGMSTNASYYFRVAATGGPYLIPGAPTVTLAAAPAPSTAPYLGVSQTGFTVQWSSGGNTAGTQYRAEASATADFAAIAASSTTRNGFAAFSGLTPNTLYYARAIAISHAGITSDYAAFGSTPTFVLDPTLPGQPFSNQAADGFTFSFNSGGNPAGTVYTVRVATSASFSPVTASVNTTGVSASFSGLSSNRLYFADVAALNLSGTPTAYTGAVSTATTVVAPGAPASAVFSRSTGTLYTSWTTATLGPGTSFTVQASALANFSVVAGSSTTANAFAAVSGLSPNTLYYLRVRALSLNAPTPDGPWTTIGSASTLANAPAAAAAPFPLVGVASVTVAWTALPLAPQASACQGYLAELSADPAFGTIIRSSSVAAGAATANFAGLSYGTVYYTRVASLDQEGNPNYLVIGSTRTTAPTLSSGTVAGGTLTLTLPSAFAVVPSVAAQIEPGTFPPGTVVTMLSGVTLDLSNPRSSVAGLTALGNAVGVDISAGGLQPLKPVRLILTYDPLQLAPDSDPRRLLIARYDDASALWVMVPSAVDTSGNQIIATLDHFSSYSPFFAAAGASVADGVVFPQPWEIGAPNGAYGAQALTFANYPAGTTVRLMSLTGEQVWEGTAGANGVLTWDGRNKSGRSVASGTYYALIEGGGARKVRRVAVIR
- a CDS encoding response regulator transcription factor, encoding MAKKITVAKKITVVIADDQTLFREGIKDLLENEKNISVIGEAADGREALRLVKKLKPNVILLDIKLPHMDGIEATRQIHKDCPTTNVLILSSYEDEAHVMEAIQAGANGYLSKMLPAAELVNALKTFANSGVMIPQPVMSKLIDGLRQMGSANSEASLVALTKTEIKVLSNLGQGQSNKEIAASLACSVKTIKNHLNSMFQKLSVSNRTEAVVKGIDMGLISAEKAD
- a CDS encoding SAM-dependent methyltransferase, whose product is MRSFRDFMESALYDPERGYYSVREKAADFYTAPELHPAFGAVLADRLALLLERAAGNAPDRVLNIVEAGCGDGTLACQVARRLREKHPGLAARVSFVLVERGRKDLTTAIRRLTAFGMPVAACTEIGKLPPFAGVLYSNELLDALPVHLLEARGGKIQEVFVDEGNREVCGPLSRPELEPHAAALAGRLQEGERHAVSLEAKAWLSAAAARVEEGFIVSIDYGKRFAPGAANPPRAFHRHAVETELTREPGARDLTASVDFEALIGAGEACGLSLDTFESLSKFLIDGGMLGFLEAAAGDDSAAYRERAKLKTLIHPEGMGEVFKVLIQRKAK
- a CDS encoding NADH-quinone oxidoreductase subunit A, whose product is MMSAYAVVYAFVVVAVGFAAVTLGLAKLLRPSVPYARKESTYECGIPAVGSTEVKLNIRFHVFALLFVLFDVEVLYVYPWAVTARELGTLALVEMGIFIAILLLGLAFAWRKGALSWE
- a CDS encoding NADH-quinone oxidoreductase subunit B, giving the protein MGMILEKLPGLTKGLPGGELLLTTSDYFIDLGRRQSMWPMTFGLACCAIEMMASYASRLDFDRMGVIPRASPRQADVMIVAGTVCKKMAEPILEIYHQMPEPRFVISMGSCANCGGPYYDSYSVLKGVDRIVPVDVYIAGCPPRPEALQYAVVKLQEKIAKMSLKKGLATVQQEKGSRDING